The genome window GGGACATCGTTTCGGGATTCGGGAGATGGAGATGCGGCGCGGAGGCCAATGCCGCCGCGCGTTCGGCCGGAGACTGCAACGCGCCGGCCCCGCCATCTCTGCCCGGCGACCCCCCGGCCGGCGCGATGAACGTACGTTCCCCCGGAGCCTTCCGAAACGGTGCTTGTCGTGCGCTGTCGCTAACTTCTACGCGCTATTCCTGATGACGTCATCCTGAGTCGAACACCGCGCTGCGCGCGACCACGATGGATGAAAGGGGGAGGCGTCCTCCAGAGCGGAACCGGCTGCCGAGCCGAACAGCCTCGCGCAGTTTGCGACGCTTCCCGTAGTTGTTGCTGCGACTTTAGTCGCCGGTGACCGGCTGCACGCGGAACTTTCCATTCAGGCCGGCCAAGCCACAACCTGCATCCACACCGTAAGTTGCAGGCCGAAGGATCTATCGCCGGTCGCGCACGTGATTCGCCGAGACGCGCCGATTTCCCGCATCCCGCTACCCATCTCCATCTTCCACCGATTTCGCCGCCAATTCACGCAGACAGCGGGCGATCTCGCCGCGGCCCAGGTGCTCGGCCCAATCGAGCGGCGTTCCGTCGTAGACGCGGTCGCGGGCGTCGAGGGGGGCGCCGGCCTCGACGAGCACCTTCACCGCGCCGAGCGAGCCGGAGTCGACCGCGTGGTGCAGGGGCGTGGCATGGGGATGGATCGCGGTGGCGTACGCCCTGACGTCGGCGCCGAGTCCGATGAGCGTCGCCAGCGCGCCCGCGTTCCCGTTCAGCGCCGCGGCGGCGAACGCGATCTGGCGGTCCTCCGCGGTCGCATCCGCCGCGAGGCGCGCCGCGTCGTCCGCGCGGTCCAGGCAGAGCGCGGCCGCGAGCGTCAGCCTCCCTCCGCGCTCGACCAGGTGCGCCGCCGCGGCCAGGTTCCGCGCGGAGAGCGCGCCGTAGCCATCGCCGGGGTTCGCGCCCGCGTCGATCAGCGCGTCCATCAGCTCCGTCTGCATGCCGCAATCGCGGGGGACGCGCCCCGTCACCACCAGCGCGAGCGCGTAGTCGAGCTGCGCCTGCAGCTCCGGCGCCTCCTCGCGCTTCGCCGCGGTGGCGATCGTCCGCGCGACCTCGGCGATGTTGGCGGGAAGGCTCCCGATGCGGATCGGGTTGTCCGCCACGAACCAGAGCAGGTACGGCGCGCGGAAGTAGCCCTCCAGCGCGCCGTTCACCCTGTCGCGCAGCCAGTCGCCGGGCGCGGTGAGGCGCTCGCGCACCAGCGCCGGATGCGCGGCGAGAAGGCGCTCCAGCGCGCCCGTGTCGCCGGCGTCGATCGCGCCGGCTGCCTCGCGAAAGAGCGTGTCGAGAGATGCGGAATCGTCCATCAACCCTCCTGACTTGCAGGAATCACACGGGGAATCGGGGGGAACGGAGGATGGATCTTCTCCGTCTCCTCCGTGTGATCCAACCAGGGGAATGGCGGCGGAGATGCTTCCCGTCACTCCGGGATGCGCGCCGCGCCGGTGATGTCCTCGCCGGGGACGAGCACGAACTCGCAGCGCGCGCCGGCCAGACGGCTCTCGCGGTACGGGCGGTACTCGTCGCTCTCGTAGAACGCCATCGCCGCCTCGCGCGACGGCCATTCGGTCAGCACGAGCACCTGCGGGGCGGCGCGCTCGCCCTCCATCTTCTCCAGCCGCGAGGTGCGGGCCAGGTACCGCCCGCCGAACCGCTCGATCATCGGCGTCACGTCCTGCACGTACGCCGCGATCCAGCCGCGGTCGGTCACGTCCATCTCCACGATCGCATAATGCTTCACGGAATCTCCCGGTGATGCCGATCCAGAGCCGTTGGAAGTGCGGAGGAGACGCGCAAAGTCCGGATGCGGCGCGGCGGGAGCAAGCGACTCGATCGACTCTCTTGCCCTCCGCGAGCCCCGGAAGTAGACTGTGTGCTCCCGAAAAAATCCCGAACAGCCATCCGGCTGCGGGACGCGCAGGGCTCACCCTCACCACGCGAGGCCAGCCGTGTCGACCGAATCCGCCGCACCCGCCGTGTTCATCACCCCCGAGGCGCTGCTGGAGCACTGGCAGGGCCACCGCCGCCTGACCCGGCGGGTGATCGAGCTCTTCCCGGACCACGAGCTCTTCACCTTCTCCGTCGGCGGCATGCGCCCGTTCGGCGCGATCGCGCTGGAGATGCTGAGCATGGCCATGCCGATGGTGCGCGGCGTGGCGACCGGCGAGTGGGACACGTCGTTCGACCGCGACCCGATCCCCAAGGACGAGATCCTGCGCCGGTGGGACGAGAGCACCGATCAGATGAACGCCGCGTGGGCGCAGATCCCGCCGGAGCGCTTCCACGAGCAGATGACCGCGTTCGGCCAGTACCCCGGCGTCGCGCACGACCTGCTGCTCTACGTGATCGACAACGAGATCCACCACCGCGGGCAGGGCTACGTCTACCTGCGCGCCCTCGGCATCGAGCCGCCCCCGTTCTGGGAGCGGTAGATCACCGCAGAACGACGAAACCGCCCGGAGCGCATTGCCCCGGGCGGTTCCTCGCCCCACGGTCCCCGCGGGCGGCTCACGGCCCGGCCGGCACCGGCTTTCCGGTGATGTCGACCGGCGCCGGGCGGATCCCGGGCGAAAAGTCCGGCAGCGGGTTGGGCGAGGCGCCGGGAATCCCCTCTTTCTTCATCTTCGCGATCGAGGCCAGCTGCTCGTCCAGCGCGGCGTAGAGCGCGACCAGCGCGTCGGTCAGCGCCTTCTCGCGATCGTCCACCAGCCCGGCGAGCTTTCCGGCCTTGAAGGTGGTCAGCGCGTCGCCGCGCAGGCCGCTCTGCAGCCTGCTCCGCACCGCCGCGGCGTACCGCTTCGCCACCTTCCCGGCAGGGGTGGCCGTGCCGCCGACCACGGTGGAGGCCTCGGTGTTGGTGAACTTCTCGTTCACCAGGAACTCGTAGAGCTCGTCGTCGCTGCTGTGCCTGGCCGCGCGTGACTCGTCGAATCCGGGCACCGCCCGCAGCCCGGCCCGCAGCGACTGGATCGCGCTGATCACCGCCGCCTTCTTCGGCGAGGTCCCGGTGGCCGCCAGCAGCGCCGGGTCGGACGCCATCTCCATCTGCTGGGCGTAGCGGCGGAACGTGTCGCCGCGCTCGCTCTCGGGCAGCTGCCGGTCCAGGATGATGCGCGCGTGCACCAGCTCGTGGAAGATGGTGGTCACTCCGTCGCCCGCCATGTTCGACGGGAAGGTCATGCGGATGTCGTGGTTGACCGTCTGTGACGGCGGCGTCCCGGTGGTGGACACGGCCTCCACCGTCTCGGCGTCGTTGCCCATCAGCAGGGTGGCCTCGATCGACTGCTGCTGGATGTTGAACTGGAGATTGAAGACGTGCTTCGCGCCGCCGACCGTCGCCTCGCGGATGCGGGCCTTCCCGTTCCCCGAGTCGGGGATCAGCCTGGCCAGGGCGGTGATGTCGTCGTGGCCCTTTTCCGCGATCTGGCGCTTGATCTGCGGGATGGTCAGGGTGACGCCCTTGCGGTGGACGGCGGGCGCGGCGGCCCGCAGCGGCCCCGCCGGGCGGCCCGCCGCCACCCGCGACGCCGCGCCGTCCGCCGCGCGCTCCGCCGCGCCGTCGGGCCGGCCCGGCACCGCCGGGGCGCCGGGTGCGCGCCCGCCGGTCTGCACCACGTGCGCCAGCTCGTGGGCCAGCAGCCGCTCCCCGGCCGCCGTGTGAGGCGCGTACTGGCCGCGTGCGAACACGATGCTGGACCCGGCCGCGTAGGCCAGCGCGCCCGCCGAAGCCGCCGCGCGCGCCCCTTCGTCGCCCGCGTGGATGCGCACCCGCGCGAAGTCGTGGCCGAAGCGCCGCTCCATGGAGGCACGCACCGGGGGCGCCAGCGGCTGGCCGGGCCCGCGCGGCGCCCAGTCCGAACGCGGCGGGGTCGCGGACTGCGTACGCGCGGGCGCGGGCGCGGGCGGCGCTGCATCGCGCGGGGTCCGGGCCTGCTTCGGGGCGAACGGCATCGGAATCCTCCCTGGCGGCGCGGAGTGCGCCGGCCGGCTTCGTGGCGAAGGAACCGGGTCGCGCCGCCGCCCGGGTTCCCGGACGCGGCGCGGCCCCGTCGCTTGCGAGCGGACTACCGCACCAGCACGCGGTATCCGTGCGCGGGGATGTCGAGGGTTCCCGACGCGGCGAGGGCAACGGGGGCCCTGCCGAACCAGTCGGTGTAGGTGCCCGGCCGCGGCAGGTCCTGGTAGGTGGCGTGCGCGGCCAGGTCGCCGAAGTTCACGGCCACCAGCACGGTGTTCGTGCCCTGCGTGCGGGTGAAGGCGTAGACGCGCTCGCCCGCGTCGGTGCGGAGCGCCGTCTGCGGGGCGCCCCAGCCGCCGTTGGCCAGCGCCGGCTGCGTGTGCTTCAGCTCGAACATCGCGCGGTAGAAGTCGGCCAGCGACGGGCCGCTCCAGTCCACCGTGTCCTTGTCGAAGAAGCGCAGCCGCTTGCGCAGGCTGGCCTCCTGGCCGGTGTACAGCAGCGGCATGGAGTTCTGGGCGGTGGCGCTCAGCACGAACGCGGGCACGTGGTTGGCGCCCATGCGCTCGAACTCGGTGCCGTTCCAGCTGTTCTCGTCGTGGTTGCTGGTGAAGTACATCCGGATGGCGTCGCGCGGAAAGCGCTGCGCCTGCCGCGCGAAGTAGCCGTCCAGCTCGCCGGTGCCCTTCTTCCCCTGCGCGATCTCGTTCAGCAGGTGGTGCAGCTCCCAGCCGTAGGTGGCGTCGAAGGCGGTGTGCATCTCCGGGCTCTCGGCCTCGGCCAGCAGGAACAGGTCCGGCTTCGCCGCCTTCAGCGCGGCGCGCGCCTGCATCCAGAAGTCCATCGGCACGCCGCCGGCCACGTCGCAGCGGAAGCCGTCCAGCCCCATGGTGTCCAGCCACCAGCGCATGTCGGCGAGCATCGCCTGGCGCATGGCGGGCCTGTCGTAGTCCAGCTCCGCCACGTCGGTCCAGTCGGTCTCGCGCCCCTCGTTGTCGCGCGCGTTGGAGATGGTGCCGTCGGCGCGGTGCACGTACCAGTCGGGGTGCGCCGTGATCCAGCCGTGGTCGAACGCGGTGTGGTTGGCCACCCAGTCCAGCACCACCTTCATCCCCTGCCGGTGCGCGGCCTCCACGAAGCGCTTGAAGTCCGCGTCGCTGCCGTACTCGGGGTTCACGGCGGTGTAGTTGGAGATGGAGTAGTAGCTCCCCAGCGACCCCTTGCGGTTCTTCACCCCGATGGGCTGGATGGGCATCAGCCAGAGGACGTCCACGCCCATGGCCTTCAGCCGCGGCAGGTGCCGCTCAAGCGCGGCGAAGGTGCCCTCGGGGGTGTACTGCCGCACGTTCACCTCGTACATCACCGCGTTGCGCGCCCACGCCGGGTGCGAGCCGGCATCCGCGCTCGCCGTCATCCCCGCGGCGGCGGGCGCCATCGCCGAGCCGTGGGTCGCGGCGTTCGGCGCCGCGCACGCGCCCAGCGCGAGGAGGGCGGTCAGGAGAAAGGACGTTCGTCTCATCGGCGCATGCGGATTCGCGGGTTCGGTCAGTCGAGGGTTCGTGTTAAGTCTACGTCCGTCCGCGCCGGACGCCAGACTTGGCGGGGTGATCGGCGAGTCGGATGGAATGATCATCCTTGACTCCGGCGGCGGGCGGCTTATCGTGGTAGATAACTGATACGGATTTACGTATCAGGTGTTTCGTCGCCCCTCTTGCGCAGGGGTGCGAAGCGATTGTCGCCCTTGTGCTTGCGCGGGAACATCCTGCGTGCGCATCGCCCTTTCATGATGGAGGTCCCCATGCCCACACCCGCCGAAACGACCTCGAACTTCGGCTACTACCCGCGTACCATGATCAACCTGGCGGTGATCTCGTACGACGATCCGATGTCGTCGATCCCGGGCGACGTGGCGGCGCTGGGATGGCAGGTGGTGTGGGGGCCGGCGGAGCTGGTGGACGACTTCGGCGTCTCCTACTCCCGCGCCTACATCGCCCACCGCTCCACGCTCGACGAGTACACGGTGGTGATCCGCGGGACGAACCCGGACAGCTGGGAAACGTGGTCGCTGCAGGACTTCGACGTCGGCACCACCGTCCCCTTCAACCAGCTGGCGCCGCACGCGCCGTCCGACGCGCTGATCTCGACGGGCACCTATAACGGGATGACCGACATTCTTTCGCTCGCCGATCCCGTCACGGGGCAGTCGATCGCGGAGTACCTGGCGCAGGCCGATCCCACGTTCCTGTACGTGACCGGCCACAGCCTGGGCGGCACGCTCACGCCCACGCTGTACGCCTACCTGAACGACGTGCTGTACGGCGGCGGATACGGGCACAACATGGCGCTGTTCAGCTTCGCGGGGCTCACGCCGGGCGACGCCGGGTTCAACACCTACTTCAACGGGCTGGGCAACCCCGAGTTCCCCTGGCGCTACCACAACACGCTCGACATCGCGCCGTTCTGCTGGTGGTCGCCCGGCGACGTGCAGAACATCTACGCGCCGTGGGACCTGAGCTGGGGATGGCCGGAGGACGAGTTCATGACGAACCTGTTCACCGAGGCCGCGCCCATCGGGTACGCGCAGCCGGTGGGCGACTGGACGCTGCCCGGCAACTTCAACCCGAGCATCATCGACGACAACTTCTGGACGGCCCAGGCCATCTACCAGCACCACGGCACCACCTACCAGTCGCTGGTCTACGCGGCGTTCCCGGTCACCGCGCAGACCTTCGTGAACTTCAAGGGGATCCGGCAGCCGGAGCCCGCCGCCGCGATCATTCCCGCGGATTCACCAGCCGGATACAGCTGATACCGGTCCGGCGGAAGAACCAGTGCACCTCGCCGAAGATGCACGAACTGACGTCCCGCGGTATCGGATGAGATGAAGCGGAGAAGCAGGGACGCAATCTCTGTTTCTCCGCTTCTCCGCGTGAACCCGGCCTTTTCAGCAGATTCTGGAGATGACGATGCGGTAGCCGATGTCCAGCTCGCCGCGCTCGAGGAGATGGCCGTGGCGCGCATGCCACGCGCCGCTGGCCAGGTCGCCGCGCAGGCGGCCGAGCGCGGGCTCCAGGCCGCCGATGCGGGCGAAGACGGAGATGCCGGCGCGCACCTCCGGGTCCAGGTACGCGGCGGGGCGGCGCCAGTACGCGCCCAGGAAGCCGTCCGCGCAGTCGGCGGGGATGGGGACCGGCCGCACCTCGATTTCGCCCAGGACGGAGGCGATGGCGGGGAGGGTCGGCATCGTCCGCGCGTCCAGCTCGTGGATGGCGGGAAAGTAGTCCTGCACCAGCCAGAACCCCGCGCTCTCGGGGTC of Longimicrobium sp. contains these proteins:
- a CDS encoding DinB family protein produces the protein MSTESAAPAVFITPEALLEHWQGHRRLTRRVIELFPDHELFTFSVGGMRPFGAIALEMLSMAMPMVRGVATGEWDTSFDRDPIPKDEILRRWDESTDQMNAAWAQIPPERFHEQMTAFGQYPGVAHDLLLYVIDNEIHHRGQGYVYLRALGIEPPPFWER
- a CDS encoding DUF4157 domain-containing protein, producing the protein MPFAPKQARTPRDAAPPAPAPARTQSATPPRSDWAPRGPGQPLAPPVRASMERRFGHDFARVRIHAGDEGARAAASAGALAYAAGSSIVFARGQYAPHTAAGERLLAHELAHVVQTGGRAPGAPAVPGRPDGAAERAADGAASRVAAGRPAGPLRAAAPAVHRKGVTLTIPQIKRQIAEKGHDDITALARLIPDSGNGKARIREATVGGAKHVFNLQFNIQQQSIEATLLMGNDAETVEAVSTTGTPPSQTVNHDIRMTFPSNMAGDGVTTIFHELVHARIILDRQLPESERGDTFRRYAQQMEMASDPALLAATGTSPKKAAVISAIQSLRAGLRAVPGFDESRAARHSSDDELYEFLVNEKFTNTEASTVVGGTATPAGKVAKRYAAAVRSRLQSGLRGDALTTFKAGKLAGLVDDREKALTDALVALYAALDEQLASIAKMKKEGIPGASPNPLPDFSPGIRPAPVDITGKPVPAGP
- a CDS encoding DUF1330 domain-containing protein yields the protein MKHYAIVEMDVTDRGWIAAYVQDVTPMIERFGGRYLARTSRLEKMEGERAAPQVLVLTEWPSREAAMAFYESDEYRPYRESRLAGARCEFVLVPGEDITGAARIPE
- a CDS encoding ankyrin repeat domain-containing protein, with product MDDSASLDTLFREAAGAIDAGDTGALERLLAAHPALVRERLTAPGDWLRDRVNGALEGYFRAPYLLWFVADNPIRIGSLPANIAEVARTIATAAKREEAPELQAQLDYALALVVTGRVPRDCGMQTELMDALIDAGANPGDGYGALSARNLAAAAHLVERGGRLTLAAALCLDRADDAARLAADATAEDRQIAFAAAALNGNAGALATLIGLGADVRAYATAIHPHATPLHHAVDSGSLGAVKVLVEAGAPLDARDRVYDGTPLDWAEHLGRGEIARCLRELAAKSVEDGDG
- a CDS encoding alpha-amylase family glycosyl hydrolase encodes the protein MRRTSFLLTALLALGACAAPNAATHGSAMAPAAAGMTASADAGSHPAWARNAVMYEVNVRQYTPEGTFAALERHLPRLKAMGVDVLWLMPIQPIGVKNRKGSLGSYYSISNYTAVNPEYGSDADFKRFVEAAHRQGMKVVLDWVANHTAFDHGWITAHPDWYVHRADGTISNARDNEGRETDWTDVAELDYDRPAMRQAMLADMRWWLDTMGLDGFRCDVAGGVPMDFWMQARAALKAAKPDLFLLAEAESPEMHTAFDATYGWELHHLLNEIAQGKKGTGELDGYFARQAQRFPRDAIRMYFTSNHDENSWNGTEFERMGANHVPAFVLSATAQNSMPLLYTGQEASLRKRLRFFDKDTVDWSGPSLADFYRAMFELKHTQPALANGGWGAPQTALRTDAGERVYAFTRTQGTNTVLVAVNFGDLAAHATYQDLPRPGTYTDWFGRAPVALAASGTLDIPAHGYRVLVR
- a CDS encoding lipase family protein, which gives rise to MPTPAETTSNFGYYPRTMINLAVISYDDPMSSIPGDVAALGWQVVWGPAELVDDFGVSYSRAYIAHRSTLDEYTVVIRGTNPDSWETWSLQDFDVGTTVPFNQLAPHAPSDALISTGTYNGMTDILSLADPVTGQSIAEYLAQADPTFLYVTGHSLGGTLTPTLYAYLNDVLYGGGYGHNMALFSFAGLTPGDAGFNTYFNGLGNPEFPWRYHNTLDIAPFCWWSPGDVQNIYAPWDLSWGWPEDEFMTNLFTEAAPIGYAQPVGDWTLPGNFNPSIIDDNFWTAQAIYQHHGTTYQSLVYAAFPVTAQTFVNFKGIRQPEPAAAIIPADSPAGYS